One region of Psychrobacter sp. DAB_AL43B genomic DNA includes:
- a CDS encoding T6SS phospholipase effector Tle1-like catalytic domain-containing protein has translation MANPTNDTKNSFVPKEVDIKTVNLFFDGTKNNLYNTDTYKGFSTKKKKKHNEDETSYSNAYSNVAWMFYRKASSNGQFWIYMEGIGTVRGDEDDEMLGFAFGDGDTGVVERAKQAFGEIEKEVGRKPNILYINVFGFSRGAATARHFIHLAKSNPKLFKKWKLSKNQIRFKFVGLFDTVSSYQYVSLRSGLLSGLIPAIQAVNHNFDNDVAELKLDFRDLDANDKKITKVFHIIAADEYRENFSVTNIRSAINGSFGYEVVMNGAHADVGGAYPDNTKGKKYDIEEEDVTLKAWLITKGFYKTDQIKLIKRTIGSNYYQAERTNAVYYDIHKVSLNMTARMAVTYGSMNFNSALSAYYSNLRPGVRQLMGRLPDKVIKGVKWGGRLNLSLVENKTTKGFRSNYVHWSAKYVKGSATADLGFGLRRTRDGEGVPSRKIING, from the coding sequence ATGGCTAATCCCACTAATGATACGAAAAACTCTTTTGTTCCAAAAGAAGTAGACATCAAAACAGTAAACCTATTCTTTGATGGCACAAAGAACAATCTATACAACACCGATACCTATAAAGGTTTTTCTACGAAAAAGAAAAAAAAGCATAATGAAGATGAGACCAGCTACTCGAATGCTTATTCCAATGTAGCTTGGATGTTTTACCGTAAGGCTAGCAGCAACGGTCAATTTTGGATCTATATGGAAGGGATTGGAACTGTCAGAGGCGATGAAGACGATGAAATGCTAGGTTTTGCGTTTGGTGATGGAGATACTGGTGTGGTTGAACGAGCCAAACAAGCATTTGGGGAAATAGAAAAAGAGGTAGGAAGAAAGCCCAATATACTTTACATTAACGTCTTTGGTTTTAGTCGCGGAGCAGCTACAGCCCGTCATTTTATCCATTTAGCCAAATCAAACCCTAAACTTTTCAAAAAGTGGAAATTATCAAAAAACCAAATTCGCTTTAAATTCGTTGGTTTATTTGACACAGTCTCTTCCTATCAATACGTAAGTTTACGATCTGGCTTACTAAGTGGATTGATACCCGCTATACAGGCTGTCAACCATAATTTTGACAATGATGTAGCAGAGCTAAAGCTGGACTTTCGAGACTTAGATGCCAATGATAAAAAAATTACTAAAGTTTTCCATATTATAGCCGCAGATGAGTATCGCGAGAACTTTTCAGTAACCAATATTAGATCGGCGATTAATGGTAGCTTTGGCTACGAAGTAGTAATGAATGGGGCACATGCCGATGTTGGTGGTGCCTACCCTGATAATACTAAAGGTAAAAAATATGATATTGAAGAAGAAGATGTGACTCTAAAAGCTTGGTTAATAACTAAAGGATTTTATAAAACCGATCAAATAAAGCTAATCAAGCGAACTATTGGGAGTAATTACTATCAAGCTGAACGTACCAATGCTGTCTATTACGACATACACAAAGTCTCTTTAAACATGACGGCTCGCATGGCGGTAACCTATGGCAGTATGAATTTTAACTCAGCATTAAGTGCTTATTATAGTAATTTAAGACCGGGAGTTAGGCAACTGATGGGTAGATTGCCAGATAAAGTCATAAAAGGTGTTAAATGGGGAGGTCGTCTAAACCTGAGTCTAGTAGAAAATAAGACAACCAAGGGATTTAGAAGTAACTATGTACACTGGTCAGCCAAATATGTTAAAGGTTCCGCAACAGCTGACTTGGGTTTTGGTTTAAGACGAACAAGAGATGGTGAAGGCGTGCCTTCTAGAAAAATAATAAATGGCTGA
- the tssC gene encoding type VI secretion system contractile sheath large subunit: MNAQAQQHIATDSLNSESYDLLEEIVNKSNVAKSDDEKNRAMSQIAELANEVMQGTVTLSDNLAASIDARIAQIDALISKQLTTVMHAPEFQKLESSWRGLHYLCSQTPSESMLKIRMMNTNKRELTKDFQSSIDFDQSTLFKKIYEEEFGSFGGEPYAAIVGDFEFTRQNSDMYLLEQLSHVAAASHAPFVSAASAEMFGLDSFTDIGRPRDLSKIFETAEYIRWRAFRQSEDARYVALTVPSFLGRLPYDPKDGTVVEGFNFTEEVSGTDHSDYLWVNAAYAFASRLTSAFSDYRWCAAIRGVEGGGLVEGLPVHTFKTDEGDLALKCPTEISITDRREKELSDLGFIPLVHCKNTNYAAFFGAQSVQKAKTYQNDDANANAVLSTQLQYIMAVSRIAHYLKAMMRDKVGSFLAPGNVESFLNDWISRYVLLDDGASQEAKAQYPLREASVQVVEVPGKPGVYKSVVFLRPHFQLDELSVSLRLVTQLPQSSNS, translated from the coding sequence ATGAATGCCCAAGCCCAGCAGCATATAGCAACTGATTCGTTAAATAGCGAAAGCTATGACTTACTCGAAGAAATCGTCAATAAAAGTAACGTTGCCAAATCCGATGATGAAAAAAATCGTGCGATGTCGCAAATCGCAGAGCTGGCCAATGAAGTCATGCAAGGTACAGTGACGTTATCAGATAACTTAGCCGCATCGATTGACGCTCGTATTGCCCAGATTGACGCGCTGATATCTAAACAGTTGACAACAGTCATGCACGCGCCTGAATTTCAAAAGTTGGAGTCTAGCTGGCGTGGCCTACATTATCTATGTAGTCAAACACCGTCGGAATCCATGCTAAAAATCCGCATGATGAATACCAATAAACGTGAGCTAACCAAAGACTTTCAGTCTTCCATCGATTTTGATCAAAGCACCTTGTTCAAAAAAATCTACGAAGAAGAGTTTGGTAGCTTCGGCGGTGAGCCGTACGCCGCTATCGTCGGTGATTTTGAATTTACCCGCCAAAACTCAGATATGTATCTACTTGAGCAATTGTCTCATGTCGCTGCGGCTTCCCATGCACCCTTTGTATCGGCAGCATCTGCTGAGATGTTTGGGCTTGATTCGTTCACTGATATTGGTCGTCCTCGTGATTTATCAAAAATATTTGAAACGGCTGAGTACATACGCTGGCGTGCGTTTAGACAGTCAGAAGATGCGCGCTACGTCGCACTGACGGTACCTAGTTTCTTAGGTCGTCTGCCTTATGATCCTAAAGATGGCACAGTGGTTGAAGGTTTTAACTTTACCGAAGAAGTATCAGGTACAGATCATAGCGACTATCTATGGGTAAATGCTGCTTATGCCTTTGCTTCACGTTTGACCTCAGCTTTTTCTGATTATCGTTGGTGTGCCGCTATTCGTGGCGTTGAGGGAGGCGGCTTGGTAGAGGGTTTACCTGTCCATACCTTTAAGACAGATGAAGGGGACTTGGCACTGAAGTGTCCAACGGAAATCTCTATTACCGATCGCCGTGAAAAAGAGCTGAGTGATTTGGGTTTCATTCCGTTAGTCCATTGCAAAAATACCAATTATGCGGCCTTCTTTGGTGCGCAATCCGTGCAAAAAGCCAAAACATACCAAAACGATGATGCGAATGCCAATGCGGTGCTGTCAACTCAGCTGCAATATATCATGGCAGTGTCACGTATTGCTCATTATCTAAAAGCGATGATGCGCGATAAGGTTGGTAGTTTCTTAGCGCCTGGTAACGTTGAGTCGTTTTTAAATGACTGGATTTCTCGTTATGTGTTGCTAGATGACGGAGCCTCACAAGAAGCAAAAGCCCAGTACCCACTGCGCGAAGCTTCTGTACAAGTTGTAGAAGTACCGGGCAAGCCTGGAGTCTACAAGTCAGTGGTATTTTTAAGACCACACTTTCAACTTGACGAATTGTCTGTTTCTTTGCGTCTGGTCACTCAACTGCCGCAGTCTAGCAACAGCTGA
- the tssB gene encoding type VI secretion system contractile sheath small subunit, which translates to MAKQDSVQKKLAKVRAPRVHLTYDVEVGDSIETKEIPFVVGVLGEFSGDSKLEQPRFKDKKFVEVDLDTFDEVMSGLAPRATFRVKNDLSDKGGEFAVDLAFNRIDDFRPESVAAQIEPLKKLVQARDRLADLRNKISANEKLEDLLDDVLKNTEQVKKMAEQNQTDGED; encoded by the coding sequence ATGGCAAAGCAAGACAGTGTGCAAAAGAAACTCGCAAAAGTACGTGCGCCTCGGGTGCATCTTACTTATGACGTCGAGGTTGGCGATTCGATTGAAACGAAGGAAATCCCCTTTGTAGTCGGCGTGCTAGGAGAGTTCTCAGGAGATTCTAAGCTTGAACAACCGCGCTTTAAAGACAAAAAGTTTGTCGAAGTGGATTTGGATACTTTTGACGAGGTAATGTCAGGTCTAGCACCGCGTGCGACTTTCCGAGTGAAAAATGACCTGAGCGATAAAGGTGGCGAGTTTGCGGTTGATTTAGCATTCAATCGTATCGATGATTTTCGTCCAGAATCTGTGGCTGCTCAGATTGAGCCGTTAAAAAAATTGGTACAAGCACGAGATCGCTTAGCAGATTTACGCAACAAGATATCGGCCAATGAAAAGCTTGAAGACTTATTGGACGATGTGCTCAAAAATACTGAACAAGTCAAAAAAATGGCAGAACAAAATCAAACTGACGGTGAGGATTAA
- a CDS encoding contractile injection system protein, VgrG/Pvc8 family, with translation MPSQTARLHKIAIDTSILTKNAFYPIAFSMVSGVNRADNIEILLFVNNILHSDDCLLLIDSPICLTTLSADRTSSGRTGRIRGIKYQQSDGAMHFYTLDIVSPDWQLTQSIHTRCFINQSTLDIVTTILGDYDVQWQVSESLLSSDNASSEHLYIPLPMRTQSDVSDYEFITGLLADIGVSTLWVSGDSVDELGTWWLVSDLDESELLPLSYRYAQSSVQSGQDSVNALQMSARQLGSHTVIVRADGLAADTIYEGQAVDESPLTTDDSTVLIASPSRVHSDDAAVQLAQQWVSANRCQREIYQATGAMRGLMIGSPVSINNLPSIGSVSTHCIAVTTIGIEPDNDSVSYHHQVFIKEWLQHTAQHMQCQTTNAIHLSIPDHGYDIARDTGVWVSATLLEATIPYTPYPSSLSFASSTYTGLTQARTGDTILSASPSYDSSVSTDNLQQTMTTPVWSGISPHDDGITLPLRSLQLSSGASHGWQFAPRLGQSVLLNHWYGDIDSPVISRALFDGIGMGDVDDKDITTRDSGLSNKHNLQGGSSPRWHGGGLGHSQINDDDGHSGWLSGIAQYGLSSDSEVSLSFDDTPGKVGLQWTMNSGTRANAETPTITDKATFAPGEHVLELGILRHRYSNHQSSTSGQGINLASDHGLQITGESGVLLSTFGLRHTQGEHESAWVNDAGQRQLKLGTELSETFKEAKQAHLQSTAALSNANQTIEAFKTSAQIIDETLNTEVLGAADVMLVSKDSILASANNTLWTAKTIVRQSGSTQSDVVAGNYMLTANTIDTLSGVGGQADQSGLHISANREPLAIQVQGGELQLHSQQGMTIGSESRQVNLSSPKRIKLQTSGGASITIDDSGIKLVCPGTIKIKAVKKALVSGARCDYIPPEDPYNEMYIIKDTLGNPVEGYAYKIETSEGKVYRGVTNERGETIRIGSGMRKVDLTFSEDVDEDDE, from the coding sequence ATGCCTTCTCAGACCGCTCGTCTACATAAAATAGCCATTGATACTAGTATTTTAACTAAAAACGCCTTTTATCCTATCGCATTTTCTATGGTAAGTGGTGTTAATCGAGCTGACAACATTGAAATACTTTTGTTTGTTAATAATATTTTGCATTCGGACGATTGTTTATTATTAATCGACTCCCCTATATGCTTAACCACATTATCCGCTGATCGTACTTCTAGCGGTCGTACTGGGCGGATAAGAGGGATAAAGTATCAGCAGTCGGATGGGGCGATGCATTTCTATACTTTAGATATCGTTAGCCCTGATTGGCAGTTGACCCAGTCGATACATACCCGTTGTTTTATCAATCAATCGACGCTCGATATCGTGACCACTATCCTTGGCGACTATGATGTGCAATGGCAGGTGTCTGAGTCCCTTTTATCATCAGACAATGCATCGTCAGAGCACTTATATATACCGTTACCAATGCGTACCCAATCGGACGTCAGTGACTATGAGTTCATCACTGGACTGCTTGCTGATATTGGAGTGTCTACCTTGTGGGTATCAGGGGATTCTGTTGATGAACTTGGTACGTGGTGGCTGGTCAGTGACTTAGATGAAAGTGAGCTATTGCCACTAAGCTACCGCTACGCGCAATCCTCGGTACAGTCAGGTCAAGACAGTGTGAATGCGCTACAGATGAGTGCTCGGCAACTTGGTAGTCATACGGTTATAGTACGGGCAGATGGTTTGGCAGCCGATACAATCTATGAAGGTCAAGCGGTAGATGAATCACCGTTAACGACGGATGACAGCACTGTATTAATTGCTTCCCCTTCTCGAGTGCATAGTGATGACGCTGCCGTGCAATTGGCACAGCAATGGGTGTCTGCAAATCGCTGTCAACGCGAAATCTATCAAGCGACTGGTGCCATGCGTGGCCTCATGATTGGTAGTCCTGTGAGTATTAACAATTTACCATCTATTGGCAGCGTATCGACTCACTGTATAGCGGTAACGACAATCGGTATCGAGCCTGATAACGATAGCGTCTCGTATCATCATCAAGTATTCATCAAAGAGTGGTTACAGCACACTGCTCAGCATATGCAGTGCCAGACAACAAACGCCATTCATCTGTCTATACCTGATCATGGCTACGATATTGCCAGAGATACTGGGGTTTGGGTCTCAGCCACTTTATTAGAAGCCACTATTCCCTACACCCCTTATCCCAGTTCTTTGTCCTTTGCCAGTAGCACCTATACAGGACTCACTCAAGCGCGTACTGGTGACACAATTTTATCAGCCTCTCCTAGCTATGACTCAAGTGTCAGCACTGACAACCTACAACAAACCATGACCACGCCCGTTTGGTCAGGTATCAGCCCTCATGATGACGGCATTACCCTGCCTCTTCGTAGTCTGCAACTGTCATCGGGTGCGTCGCATGGCTGGCAGTTCGCCCCGCGGTTGGGACAGTCAGTACTCCTTAACCATTGGTACGGTGATATCGATAGTCCGGTAATTAGCCGTGCACTGTTCGACGGTATTGGTATGGGCGATGTCGATGACAAAGACATCACCACTCGTGATAGCGGACTATCGAATAAACACAACTTACAAGGCGGATCTTCTCCTAGATGGCATGGTGGTGGCCTCGGTCATTCGCAAATCAATGACGATGATGGACACAGTGGCTGGCTATCAGGTATTGCCCAGTATGGATTGAGTTCTGATTCTGAGGTGAGCCTAAGCTTTGATGATACGCCAGGCAAAGTTGGACTGCAGTGGACGATGAATAGTGGTACGCGAGCAAATGCTGAGACGCCAACTATTACAGACAAAGCTACCTTTGCCCCTGGTGAGCATGTATTAGAGCTTGGCATACTGCGTCATCGTTATAGCAACCATCAATCATCAACCAGTGGCCAAGGGATCAATCTGGCAAGCGACCATGGCTTGCAAATCACCGGCGAGTCAGGCGTACTGCTCTCTACTTTCGGATTAAGACACACACAAGGCGAGCATGAGTCAGCATGGGTCAATGATGCAGGACAACGTCAACTAAAACTGGGCACTGAGCTGAGTGAGACCTTCAAAGAGGCCAAGCAGGCACATTTGCAATCAACGGCAGCACTTAGTAATGCCAACCAAACGATAGAAGCCTTTAAAACCAGTGCCCAAATCATCGATGAGACGCTAAATACGGAAGTGTTAGGCGCAGCCGATGTGATGCTGGTCAGTAAAGACAGCATCCTTGCCTCTGCTAATAATACGTTATGGACAGCGAAAACTATCGTCAGACAATCAGGCAGCACCCAGTCGGATGTGGTGGCAGGTAATTATATGCTGACGGCAAATACGATTGACACGCTTTCAGGGGTGGGTGGTCAAGCCGATCAGTCAGGGTTACATATCAGTGCCAATAGAGAGCCACTAGCAATACAAGTCCAAGGCGGTGAGCTGCAATTGCACTCTCAGCAAGGTATGACGATTGGTAGTGAATCGAGACAAGTCAATCTGTCGAGTCCGAAGCGCATTAAACTGCAAACGAGTGGTGGTGCGTCCATCACAATCGATGATAGTGGGATTAAGTTGGTGTGCCCGGGGACGATTAAGATAAAGGCGGTGAAGAAGGCGTTGGTGAGTGGGGCTAGATGTGACTATATACCACCAGAAGACCCCTATAATGAGATGTATATAATCAAAGATACATTAGGCAACCCTGTGGAAGGCTATGCTTATAAAATTGAGACGTCCGAAGGTAAAGTGTATCGCGGGGTGACTAATGAGAGGGGTGAGACGATACGTATTGGTTCAGGAATGCGAAAAGTTGATCTCACATTTAGCGAAGATGTTGATGAGGATGATGAGTAA
- the tssE gene encoding type VI secretion system baseplate subunit TssE: MNYAAKVSAKEVGFRPNLFEQLFDDQPRHLAHELVVRRLNIDELKSSVAQDLEALLNTRCVLSSKLQAYQHVRSSILNFGILDFVGLSSANPADCDYICRQIAQTVEQQDTRLKNVRVSLDIGAIDVNQLCFSIEALLKVYPAQELVSFDAFFEPSSQRYLIK; this comes from the coding sequence ATGAATTACGCTGCTAAGGTATCTGCCAAAGAAGTCGGTTTTCGCCCAAACCTGTTCGAACAGCTATTTGATGATCAGCCTCGTCATTTGGCGCATGAACTCGTGGTCCGCCGCCTCAATATTGATGAGTTAAAATCTTCGGTCGCACAAGACTTAGAGGCATTATTAAATACGCGCTGTGTGTTGTCCAGTAAGCTTCAAGCTTATCAACATGTGCGCTCATCGATATTGAACTTTGGCATATTGGACTTTGTGGGATTAAGCAGTGCCAATCCTGCTGATTGTGATTATATCTGTCGGCAAATCGCCCAAACCGTCGAGCAACAAGACACACGATTAAAAAACGTGCGCGTATCGTTAGATATTGGCGCCATCGATGTCAATCAGCTGTGTTTTTCTATTGAAGCTTTACTAAAAGTTTACCCTGCCCAAGAGCTGGTCAGTTTCGATGCATTCTTTGAGCCAAGCTCTCAGCGTTACTTAATAAAATAA
- a CDS encoding DUF2931 family protein, whose product MRDNKVVDWGAHVSDADYTLYKQDNLSNRVSLQKSDKIRSYSTSFYLADGTWLRSLHGSGDTWGYGSAPLGGNEFEQPLPDKVRVTYLDEVANQYYQGDYMLPTEKIYALMTSTNRKKIDSNPGSDSADKNYYAIELGFAPNGWVIIFVTGWSGRKEIASFQATPIEPDPKTIQGDPISSGDDSLLIDYEFYLKNKDVRKNESLEAFKNKSPKAYEKWRSGEWVISSDWYKKMQTKYPWNLSVSIDGQEWNGEYYAEFANTERFAVLDDQFETYHKMLKAVPTKISTWATDPDTGDRIEVEVHLFPRPQWAAQGTNKASYRPYYQDPNLNCFFKYFENLYPKRSLATNEQSTNADAFAALKLDFDKDLVLKEAYLQKGNQKISIEGAYQFSRAPIDPEEGQYIAKRGYPLFITEPNVEDLSDPAFVDID is encoded by the coding sequence ATGAGAGATAATAAAGTGGTCGACTGGGGGGCTCATGTCTCAGACGCAGACTATACCCTATACAAACAAGACAATCTGAGCAATAGAGTCAGTTTACAAAAGTCAGATAAAATACGCAGTTATAGTACCAGTTTTTATTTAGCGGACGGTACTTGGTTACGCTCACTACACGGTAGTGGAGATACTTGGGGCTATGGCAGCGCGCCACTAGGAGGCAATGAGTTCGAGCAGCCATTGCCAGACAAAGTACGGGTCACATATTTGGATGAAGTAGCTAATCAGTACTATCAAGGTGATTACATGCTACCCACTGAGAAAATATATGCACTGATGACCAGCACCAATAGAAAGAAGATCGATAGTAACCCAGGGTCCGATAGTGCTGATAAAAACTATTATGCCATAGAGCTTGGCTTCGCCCCCAATGGCTGGGTAATCATCTTTGTTACTGGATGGTCTGGACGTAAAGAAATTGCGTCATTTCAGGCTACTCCTATCGAGCCTGACCCAAAAACGATTCAAGGCGACCCCATATCTAGCGGTGATGATAGCCTCCTTATCGACTACGAATTTTACTTAAAAAATAAAGATGTTAGGAAAAATGAAAGCCTCGAAGCGTTCAAAAATAAAAGTCCTAAAGCCTACGAAAAATGGCGATCAGGCGAATGGGTTATCTCATCTGACTGGTATAAAAAAATGCAGACCAAATATCCTTGGAATCTATCTGTAAGTATAGATGGGCAGGAATGGAATGGTGAGTACTATGCTGAATTTGCCAATACCGAAAGATTTGCAGTACTCGATGATCAGTTTGAGACATACCATAAAATGCTGAAAGCGGTACCGACTAAAATCAGTACGTGGGCCACTGACCCAGATACTGGCGATCGTATCGAGGTCGAAGTGCATCTATTTCCTAGACCACAATGGGCAGCTCAAGGTACCAACAAAGCCTCCTATCGACCTTACTACCAAGACCCTAATCTAAATTGTTTCTTCAAATACTTTGAAAACTTGTATCCTAAACGCTCGCTTGCAACTAATGAACAATCTACTAATGCAGATGCGTTTGCAGCGCTCAAGCTAGACTTTGATAAGGATTTAGTCTTGAAAGAAGCTTACTTGCAAAAGGGCAATCAAAAAATATCAATTGAGGGCGCTTATCAGTTCTCACGTGCGCCAATAGACCCAGAAGAAGGTCAATATATTGCTAAGCGAGGTTATCCTCTATTTATTACTGAACCAAATGTAGAAGACTTAAGCGATCCTGCTTTTGTGGATATTGATTGA
- a CDS encoding Hcp family type VI secretion system effector has product MKDIYIQFRGKYKIDGESRDSEHKGWLEVNTWDHLIRQPKSATASSVGGHTSERCEHADMTFMKDLDSTSPKLWEACSAGYTFDEIQVDFYRANGDKRVKYLEVKLKHALIASVEPTVRSEGVPIEKFGIKYAAVEWTYTQQDIDGTAKGAVTKKWSLANNTATYTA; this is encoded by the coding sequence ATGAAAGATATTTATATTCAGTTCCGTGGCAAATACAAAATTGATGGCGAGTCTCGTGATAGCGAGCATAAAGGTTGGCTTGAAGTAAATACTTGGGATCATTTGATCCGTCAGCCAAAATCAGCGACAGCTAGTAGCGTTGGTGGCCATACTTCTGAGCGTTGTGAACACGCTGACATGACGTTTATGAAGGACTTGGACTCAACCAGCCCTAAGCTATGGGAAGCTTGTTCTGCTGGCTACACTTTTGATGAAATCCAAGTTGATTTTTATCGTGCCAACGGTGATAAACGTGTTAAATATCTTGAAGTAAAGCTTAAGCATGCGCTTATCGCGAGTGTTGAGCCGACTGTACGTTCAGAAGGCGTACCAATCGAAAAGTTTGGCATCAAGTATGCTGCTGTTGAGTGGACTTACACCCAGCAAGATATTGATGGTACTGCTAAAGGCGCTGTCACTAAGAAATGGTCGCTAGCCAATAACACTGCTACTTATACCGCCTAA
- a CDS encoding tetratricopeptide repeat protein yields the protein MNHIYRTKLIDNKLTTAGLLSVVLTASLLTTGCSTTTKESQQNTDSQPIVKQLSEPSLAYLSDATEMSNANQSDVEAWMTIAKSNYEAKRYARALRAANEALSIDNEMVDARQIAMLSAVKVMESNIDAYHDDALMDSGDKTMFKDTLTDITSLINTSN from the coding sequence ATGAACCACATTTATCGTACCAAGCTTATAGACAATAAACTTACAACTGCAGGTCTGCTATCTGTTGTGCTTACCGCTTCTTTGTTGACAACTGGCTGTAGCACGACCACCAAGGAAAGCCAGCAAAATACAGACAGTCAACCAATAGTCAAACAGTTAAGTGAGCCGTCACTCGCGTACCTGTCTGACGCCACTGAGATGAGTAATGCCAATCAAAGTGATGTTGAGGCGTGGATGACTATCGCTAAAAGTAACTATGAAGCGAAACGCTATGCACGGGCGTTAAGAGCGGCGAACGAAGCTCTTAGTATTGACAACGAAATGGTCGACGCGCGTCAGATTGCGATGCTCTCAGCAGTCAAAGTGATGGAGAGCAATATTGATGCTTATCACGACGATGCATTGATGGATAGCGGTGATAAGACAATGTTTAAAGACACATTAACTGATATTACAAGCCTAATTAATACGTCTAATTAA
- a CDS encoding tetratricopeptide repeat protein: MHLSHTNNGEQRLTMTSINSSIKVSFKLPKALLVGLFIMGSAMSAAHSELVIQEKDPGASIINQFAALKSADAQSVQLHQLITDLNQRLDSNPNDSLAWEILAQIYYNNGYHDYAVYAASEAIDLGQNTAKLKKILLNSSAIVSQSQLQSDYLTDEVDGEFLKQYQYALSKIYGEIYGFNYDESLPKPPAPVVKSRNNKTTSKSKAQRRASVKKQATPAKKATPPKRKAAVKQPPRPVPKAKPVNKPAKPPSSRNSNAKSTDPFSILR, encoded by the coding sequence ATGCATTTATCTCATACTAATAATGGCGAGCAACGACTTACGATGACCAGTATAAACAGCAGTATAAAAGTCAGTTTTAAGCTACCTAAAGCGCTCTTGGTGGGTTTGTTTATTATGGGCTCAGCGATGAGTGCAGCGCATAGTGAGCTTGTGATACAAGAAAAAGATCCAGGCGCTAGCATCATCAATCAATTTGCTGCGCTCAAGAGTGCTGATGCGCAGTCAGTGCAACTGCATCAATTGATTACAGATCTCAATCAGAGGCTAGATAGCAATCCAAATGATTCTTTAGCATGGGAGATTCTGGCGCAGATTTACTATAACAATGGCTATCATGATTATGCTGTCTATGCAGCCAGTGAGGCAATTGATCTGGGTCAAAATACTGCTAAGCTGAAAAAGATACTGCTAAATAGCAGCGCTATTGTCTCCCAAAGCCAATTGCAATCAGATTATTTGACGGATGAGGTCGATGGAGAGTTTTTAAAACAGTATCAGTACGCTCTTAGTAAAATCTATGGTGAAATCTACGGTTTTAATTACGATGAGTCTTTGCCAAAACCACCTGCACCAGTTGTAAAGTCTAGAAACAATAAAACAACAAGCAAATCAAAAGCCCAGCGCCGTGCCTCTGTAAAAAAACAAGCCACTCCTGCTAAAAAGGCGACTCCTCCTAAAAGAAAAGCAGCAGTAAAACAACCGCCACGACCAGTACCAAAAGCGAAGCCTGTGAACAAACCGGCTAAACCACCATCATCCAGAAACAGCAACGCCAAATCCACTGATCCATTCAGTATATTACGTTGA